A single window of Dermochelys coriacea isolate rDerCor1 chromosome 2, rDerCor1.pri.v4, whole genome shotgun sequence DNA harbors:
- the LOC119852128 gene encoding SRA stem-loop-interacting RNA-binding protein, mitochondrial-like: protein MGMSHSDELGDYFAQFGTVRKCMLPFYKETGFHKGFCLVGFSSEEGLHNALQKESHILEGVKLQIQRQKPRSFRSQYANEEIADMS from the coding sequence ATGGGCATGTCTCACAGCGATGAACTTGGAGACTATTTTGCTCAGTTTGGGACTGTAAGAAAATGCATGTTGCCATTTTATAAAGAAACAGGATTTCACAAAGGCTTTTGCTTGGTTGGATTCTCTTCAGAAGAAGGCCTTCACAATGCATTACAGAAGGAATCCCACATCCTAGAAGGAGTCAAGCTCCAAATTCAGCGTCAGAAACCCAGAAGTTTTCGAAGTCAGTATGCAAATGAAGAAATAGCTGACATGagttag